In the genome of Calliopsis andreniformis isolate RMS-2024a chromosome 10, iyCalAndr_principal, whole genome shotgun sequence, one region contains:
- the Unc-104 gene encoding kinesin family member unc-104 isoform X8 translates to MSSVKVAVRVRPFNNREIAREAQCIIEMTGNTTSILNPKAPPGTKDAVKSFNYDYSYFSMDPNDTNYSSQLMVYKDIGEEMLEHAFEGYNVCIFAYGQTGAGKSYTMMGKQEEGQEGIIPQICKDLFRKISRNSNESLKYSVEVSYMEIYCERVRDLLNPKNKGNLRVREHPLLGPYVEDLSKLAVMSYQDIHDLIDEGNKARTVAATNMNETSSRSHAVFTIFFTQQKQDSATGLVTEKVSKISLVDLAGSERADSTGAKGTRLKEGANINKSLTTLGKVISALAEIATKKKKKADFIPYRDSVLTWLLRENLGGNSKTAMIAAVSPADINYDETLSTLRYADRAKQIVCKAVVNEDANAKLIRELKEEIQKLRELLKQEGIDVQEGDEIIRANKREDDVKESRSRIPSHTTSTIAEEAVDQLQASEKLIAELNETWEEKLKRTELIRLQREAVFAEMGVAVKEDGVTVGVFSPKKTPHLVNLNEDPLMSECLIYYIKDGFTRIGSAEANIPQDIQLCGPHILSEHCVFENHEGIITLIPKKGALIYVNGCEVTEPVVLKTGSRVILGKNHVFRFNHPDQVRERREKGSPAETPGNGETVDWNFAQTELLENQGIDLKVEMEKRLLVLEEQWRKEKEEADQLFEEQRKSYEARIDALQRQVEEQSMTMSMYSSYTPEDFNNIEEDIFVNPLFDAESNWTEREFQLAAWAFRKWKYHQFTSLRDDLWGNAIFLKEANAISVELKKKVQFQFTLLTDTLYSPLPPDLLPAVEDDEDEERPFPRTIVAVEVQDTKNGATHYWTLDKLRQRLELMREMYHNEAELSPTSPDFNIEAITGGDPFYDRFPWFRMVGRSFVYLSNLMYPVPLIHKVAIVNEKGDVKGYLRVAVQAVVEEENSEYSSGVRQSARISFEDDLFGGHKQNKRNTLLTQTLEKNRQILLHEERVVEGHNEQKDIKDEDDIGDADSGRGDSSVSSDMKEEDLPDHLQTGSEFTFRVTVLQAIGISTEYAEIFCQFNFLHRHDEAFSTEPVKNTGKGNPPGFYHVQNITVTVTKSFLEYLKTQPIVFKVFGHYQQHPLHKDAKMEYVRQPPKRMLPPSIPISQPVRSPKFGSVLPSPSTSHVHAKYDVLVWFEICELAPNGEYVPSVVDHSDDLPCRGLFLLHQGIQRRIRITIVHEPASELRWKDVRELVVGRIRNTPEPEEEDNDSSVLSLGLFPGEYLEVPGDDRTMFRFEAAWDSSLHNSALLNRVTAYGEQIFMTISAYLELENCGRPAIITKDLSMIIYGRDARVGPRSLKHLFSGSYRNQEANRLSGVYELVLRRSSEAGSPGVQRRQRRVLDTSSTYVRGEENLHGWRPRGDSLIFDHQWELEKLTRLEEVERVRHTLLLREKLGIDKVPFCNKISHDFTKSEKEVCNMMAKATNESHASPVKLKRSTSKDVYEHCEMTEREKELAMKYIKLIQGRIPSKEPILLSDVSPGEDTMADMSTSMMSSVISSSSQELSSPERARLQELQDSILASEPNSQTCTIAPAPLGSSSPSKENLVLYVPEVEEIRISPVIARKGYLNVLEHKTNGWKKRWVAVRRPYVLIFREEKDPVERALINLATAQVEYSEDQLAMVKVPNTFSVVTKHRGYLLQTLGDKEVYDWLYAINPLLAGQIRSKLARKGPTAANNASPVGLAPPIDQQSNQNK, encoded by the exons atGTCGTCGGTAAAGGTGGCGGTGAGGGTACGGCCCTTTAACAATCGGGAGATCGCCCGAGAAGCACAATGCATCATCGAAATGACCGGCAACACCACTT CAATATTGAACCCCAAAGCACCACCGGGCACCAAGGATGCAGTCAAAAGCTTCAATTACGACTATTCTTATTTTTCCATGGAC CCAAATGACACAAATTACTCTTCACAATTGATGGTGTACAAGGATATTGGAGAAGAAATGCTCGAACATGCTTTTGAAG GATACAATGTCTGTATATTCGCCTACGGACAAACTGGCGCTGGCAAATCGTACACCATGATGGGTAAACAAGAAGAAGGTCAAGAAGGGATCATACCTCAAATTTGCAAAGACTTGTTCAGAAAAATTAGCCGCAATTCAAACGAATCGCTGAAATACTCGGTGGAAGTGAGTTATATGGAGATCTACTGTGAAAGGGTGCGGGATTTATTAAATCCCAAAAACAAAGGAAACCTCCGTGTACGAGAACACCCTCTTCTAGGACCATATGTCGAAGATCTATCAAAATTAGCTGTGATGTCTTATCAGGACATCCATGATCTCATAGACGAGGGTAACAAAGCAAG AACTGTAGCAGCCACAAACATGAACGAAACTTCAAGCAGATCTCACGCCGTGTTCACAATTTTCTTTACACAACAAAAACAGGACTCCGCGACCGGATTGGTAACAGAAAAGGTCAGCAAAATCTCGCTAGTCGATTTGGCAGGATCGGAAAGAGCCGATTCTACTGGTGCAAAGGGTACAAGATTAAAAGAAGGTGCAAATATCAACAAAAGTTTGACTACTCTTGGAAAGGTCATCAGTGCTCTTGCAGAAATT GCAactaagaaaaagaaaaaagccgATTTCATTCCTTATAGGGATTCTGTACTAACGTGGTTGTTGCGGGAAAATCTTGGTGGAAATTCAAAAACCGCAATGATTGCCGCAGTCAGTCCCGCAGACATCAACTATGACGAGACGCTCTCCACATTACG ATATGCCGATAGAGCGAAGCAAATAGTTTGTAAGGCCGTGGTCAATGAAGATGCCAACGCGAAGCTTATCAGGGAGCTCAAAGAGGAAATTCAAAAGTTACGAGAACTCCTCAAACAAGAGGGTATTGACGTGCAAGAAG GAGACGAGATCATCAGAGCAAATAAACGCGAGGACGATGTTAAAGAAAGTCGATCAAGAATTCCGTCACATACAACATCGACTATCGCGGAGGAGGCAGTGGATCAGTTGCAAGCTTCAGAAAAATTGATTGCTG AATTGAATGAAACGTGGGAAGAGAAACTAAAACGAACAGAATTAATTCGTCTTCAGCGTGAAGCAGTGTTCGCTGAAATGGGAGTTGCTGTAAAGGAGGATGGTGTCACAGTCGGCGTTTTTTCGCCAAAGAAAACTCCTCACTTGGTTAACTTGAACGAGGACCCTCTTATGTCCGAGTGTCTGATCTATTACATTAAAGATGGTTTCACGCGCATCGGTAGCGCTGAAGCTAACATACCACAAGATATTCAGCTTTGTGGCCCGCACATACTAAGCGAACATTGTGTCTTTGAGAATCACGAGGGTATTATTACCCTAATTCCGAAGAAAGGCGCTTTAATTTATGTAAACGGATGCGAAGTTACAGAACCTGTTGTTTTGAAGACTGGATCGCGTGTAATTTTGGGAAAGAATCATGTGTTCAGATTCAATCACCCAGATCAAG TTCGTGAACGAAGAGAGAAAGGGTCCCCCGCTGAGACACCTGGAAATGGAGAAACAGTTGACTGGAATTTCGCGCAGACAGAATTACTGGAGAATCAAGGAATTGATCTCAAAGTTGAAATGGAGAAAAGGCTATTGGTACTTGAAGAACAGTGGCGCAAGGAGAAAGAGGAAGCTGATCAATTGTTTGAAGAACAAAGGAAG AGTTATGAAGCCCGAATAGATGCATTGCAAAGACAAGTTGAAGAACAaagtatgactatgtctatgtatAGCAGTTACACACCCGAAGATTTCAATAATATTGAGGAGGATATCTTTG TCAACCCCTTGTTTGACGCAGAGAGCAACTGGACCGAGAGAGAATTCCAACTGGCCGCTTGGGCCTTCCGCAAGTggaaatatcatcagttcacaagtCTTCGGGACGATCTCTGGGGCAATGCGATATTCCTCAAAGAGGCTAATGCTATTTCTGTCGAACTCAAAAAGAAG gTACAGTTCCAGTTTACTTTGCTTACGGATACACTTTACTCGCCTCTTCCTCCGGATTTACTACCTGCTGTAGAAGATGATGAAGATGAAGAAAGGCCATTCCCACGAACGATTGTGGCTGTAGAAGTTCAGGACACAAAgaatggagcaacacactattgGACACTTGACAAACTTAG ACAAAGACTTGAATTGATGCGAGAAATGTACCACAATGAGGCTGAACTCTCTCCTACATCCCCCGACTTCAATATCGAAGCTATTACTGGCGGAGATCCATTCTACGACCGTTTCCCTTGGTTCCGTATGGTTGGAAG ATCCTTTGTATATTTGAGCAATCTCATGTACCCTGTTCCCTTGATTCACAAAGTAGCAATAGTCAACGAAAAGGGAGACGTGAAAGGCTATTTGCGTGTAGCTGTACAAGCTGTTGTTG AAGAGGAAAACAGTGAGTACTCAAGCGGCGTCAGACAATCTGCTAGAATCTCTTTCGAGGACGATCTCTTCGGCGGACACAAGCAGAATAAACGTAACACGTTGTTGACCCAAACACTTGAGAAAAATCGACAGATCCTCTTGCACGAGGAACGTGTTGTTGAGGGCCACAACGAACAAAAGGACATCAAAGACGAGGATGATATTGGCGATGCCGACAGCGGTAGAGGAGACAGCTCAGTTTCCAGTGATATGAAGGAAGAAGATCTACcggatcacttgcaaactggttctgAATTTACATTCAGAGTAACCGTATTGCAAGCTATAGGCATTTCTACCGAATATGCCGAGATCTTTTGCCAGTTCAA TTTCCTACATCGGCACGATGAAGCCTTCTCAACAGAGCCCGTGAAGAATACAGGAAAAGGAAATCCACCTGGATTCTATCATGTACAAAAT ATTACGGTCACGGTAACGAAATCTTTCTTGGAgtatctcaaaactcaaccaattGTCTTTAAAGTTTTTGGACATTATCAACAACATCCTCTACACAAAGATGCTAAAATGGAATA TGTGAGACAGCCACCAAAACGGATGTTACCACCATCTATACCCATTAGCCAGCCTGTACGCTCGCCAAAGTTTGGAAGCGTCCTGCCATCGCCTAGCACTTCGCACGTGCATGCCAAATATGATGTGTTAGTTTGGttcgaaatctgtgaactggCTCCAAATGGCGAATACGTACCATCTGTAGTCGATCACAGCGATGATTTACCATGCCGTGGACTTTTCCTACTTCACCAAGGAATTCAACGCCGTATTCGAATTACCATAGTCCACGAACCTGCGTCTGAATTGCGATGGAAGGACGTAAGAGAGCTGGTTGTTGGACGTATCAGGAACACACCAGAACCGGAAGAAGAGGACAACGATTCATCCGTGCTCTCATTGGGTCTGTTCCCTGGTGAATATTTAGAAGTACCTGGAGATGATAGAACAATGTTCAGATTTGAAGCAGCCTGGGACAGTTCGCTCCACAATTCAGCCTTACTCAATAGAGTAACAGCATATGGAGAACAAATCTTCATGACTATTTCGGCATACCTAGAG TTGGAAAATTGTGGAAGACCAGCAATTATTACGAAAGATCTAAGCATGATTATCTATGGTAGAGATGCTAGAGTAGGACCACGCTCTCTTAAACACTTGTTCAGTGGAAGCTACCGCAATCAGGAAGCTAATCGACTTAGCGGAGTTTATGAATTGGTGCTACGTCGTTCTTCGGAAGCAGGTAGCCCAG GCGTTCAAAGGCGACAGCGTCGCGTACTGGACACGAGTTCCACATACGTTAGAGGCGAAGAAAACCTTCACGGATGGAGGCCCAGAGGCGATAGCTTAATTTTCGACCATCAATGGGAACTTGAAAAATTAACGAGATTAGAAGAAGTGGAGAGAGTAAGACATACGTTATTGTTGCGAGAGAAACTTGGCATTGACAAAGTTCCATTCTGCAACAAAATATCGCACGATTTTACGAAGAGCGAAAAG GAAGTTTGTAACATGATGGCAAAAGCAACAAATGAGTCACACGCTAGCCCAGTAAAACTTAAACGTTCGACCAGTAAAGACGTTTACGAACATTGTGAAATGACCGAGAGGGAAAAGGAATTAGCTATGAAGTATATAAAACTGATCCAAGGTCGAATTCCAAGCAAAGAACCTATTTTACTCTCTGATGTTTCACCCGGAGAAGACACTATGGCCGACATGTCGACATCCATGATGTCCTCGGTGATATCTTCCTCGTCCCAAGA GTTGAGTTCACCGGAGAGAGCTAGACTGCAAGAATTGCAGGATAGTATATTGGCAAGCGAGCCGAACAGTCAAACTTGTACCATTGCACCGGCTCCATTAGGCTCTTCTTCCCCTTCGAAGGAAAACTTAGTACTCTACGTACCGGAAGTTGAAGAGATACGCATCAGCCCAGTCATCGCTCGTAAGGGATATCTGAATGTTCTTGAGCACAAGACTAACGGTTGGAAAAAACGCTGGGTG GCGGTACGAAGACCATATGTTCTAATCTTTCGAGAAGAAAAGGATCCCGTGGAAAGAGCTCTCATTAATTTAGCCACTGCTCAAGTTGAATATTCCGAAGATCAATTAGCTATGGTTAAAGTACCAAATACTTTCAG CGTCGTTACGAAACATCGAGGATATTTGCTGCAAACTTTAGGAGACAAGGAGGTGTACGATTGGCTTTATGCCATTAATCCTCTTCTCGCTGGCCAAATCAG GTCGAAACTAGCGCGCAAAGGGCCAACGGCCGCAAATAATGCTTCGCCTGTCGGTCTGGCTCCGCCAATAGATCAACAGTCGAACCAGAATAAGTGA